One window from the genome of Thermaerobacter marianensis DSM 12885 encodes:
- a CDS encoding alcohol dehydrogenase catalytic domain-containing protein, translated as MAESAASRAPAGPVLPERMRAARLDARGRVEIAEMPVPRPGPGEALVRLRACGICSSDLLDWYVAGKARGGPFVFGHEPAGEIVAFGPGTQPPPGLEVGSRVFVHHHAPCMACAACRRGDYVHCPVWRRPGLIPGGMAEYAVVAPQVLQHDTLPLPEGAGWEVGVLVEPVACAVHALRRAGFEPGWRVAVIGAGFMGQALGLVARAWGAAERAVVDRLPGRLAWAARRWATLVIDTGDEGRPGAVAGGAGGGPGMEPAATADGHAGERAAGNRGGGTPAGTGRAGTGPGAVAAATGGGGGGRATPVPWLRPGPGADAQAVARMLEDRWGEGADLVLVTPAGEEPLRLGIACARPGGTVVMFAPTAPGCDPAIPGYDVFFREIRLVPSYSAGPGDTRDALALLAAGQVPAAELVTHRYPLADVATAYRQVKDPAALKVMVEL; from the coding sequence ATGGCCGAATCTGCCGCCAGCCGCGCCCCTGCGGGGCCGGTTCTTCCGGAACGGATGCGGGCGGCCCGCCTGGATGCGCGGGGGCGTGTGGAGATCGCCGAAATGCCGGTGCCCCGGCCGGGGCCGGGGGAAGCCCTGGTGCGGCTGCGGGCGTGCGGCATCTGTTCCAGCGACCTGCTGGACTGGTACGTGGCGGGCAAGGCCCGCGGCGGGCCCTTCGTCTTCGGTCACGAGCCCGCCGGGGAGATCGTGGCCTTCGGGCCCGGCACCCAGCCTCCGCCGGGGCTGGAGGTGGGCAGCCGGGTCTTCGTCCACCACCACGCGCCCTGTATGGCGTGCGCCGCGTGCCGGCGGGGGGACTACGTCCACTGCCCCGTCTGGCGCCGGCCCGGGCTGATCCCGGGGGGCATGGCCGAGTACGCCGTCGTGGCGCCCCAGGTGCTGCAGCACGACACCCTGCCCTTGCCGGAGGGGGCCGGGTGGGAGGTGGGGGTGCTGGTGGAACCGGTGGCCTGCGCGGTCCACGCCCTGCGGCGGGCGGGGTTCGAGCCCGGCTGGCGGGTGGCGGTGATCGGCGCGGGGTTCATGGGACAGGCCCTGGGCCTGGTGGCGCGGGCCTGGGGTGCTGCCGAGCGGGCGGTGGTCGACCGGCTGCCGGGCCGGCTGGCTTGGGCGGCGCGGCGGTGGGCGACGCTGGTGATCGACACGGGGGATGAGGGGCGCCCCGGGGCCGTCGCGGGCGGGGCGGGCGGGGGCCCTGGCATGGAACCGGCGGCGACGGCGGACGGTCACGCCGGGGAGCGGGCCGCCGGCAACAGGGGTGGAGGCACGCCGGCCGGCACCGGGCGCGCCGGGACCGGTCCGGGCGCGGTGGCGGCCGCCACCGGCGGCGGCGGAGGCGGGCGGGCCACCCCCGTGCCGTGGCTCCGCCCCGGTCCGGGTGCGGATGCGCAGGCCGTGGCCCGGATGCTGGAGGACCGCTGGGGCGAGGGGGCCGACCTGGTGCTGGTCACCCCCGCCGGGGAGGAACCCCTCCGCCTGGGCATCGCCTGCGCCCGCCCCGGGGGGACCGTGGTGATGTTCGCCCCCACGGCCCCGGGGTGCGACCCCGCCATTCCCGGGTACGACGTGTTCTTCCGGGAGATCCGGCTGGTACCCAGCTACTCGGCGGGACCCGGCGACACCCGCGATGCCCTGGCCCTGCTGGCGGCGGGCCAGGTCCCCGCAGCGGAGCTGGTCACCCACCGCTACCCGCTGGCCGACGTCGCCACCGCGTACCGCCAGGTCAAGGACCCGGCAGCGTTGAAGGTCATGGTGGAACTGTGA
- a CDS encoding cupin domain-containing protein — protein sequence MDERAAAAVPAVATPPAPEGGEPAGRSQGEAAPAGGLPAVNRPLTAEEFARLRVRRFDPATFRWEGIPDQVYQGPADPALGFRDVIRRTLVPGGATPAAFEVRYFEVAPGGYSRLELHQHVHAVLILRGEGEVQVGDQVYTVRPFDLVYVPPETPHQFRHRGGEGDEPFGFLCVVDAQRDRPRPLEPRAGGHGSRPGASPR from the coding sequence ATGGACGAACGGGCTGCGGCGGCCGTTCCGGCAGTGGCCACGCCACCGGCGCCGGAAGGCGGGGAACCGGCCGGCCGGTCCCAGGGGGAGGCGGCACCGGCCGGCGGGCTGCCGGCGGTGAACCGTCCCCTGACGGCCGAGGAGTTCGCCCGCCTGCGGGTCCGCCGGTTCGACCCCGCCACCTTCCGCTGGGAGGGCATCCCCGACCAGGTTTACCAGGGACCGGCCGACCCGGCCCTGGGGTTCCGGGACGTGATCCGGCGCACCCTGGTGCCCGGTGGGGCGACCCCGGCGGCCTTCGAGGTGCGGTACTTCGAGGTGGCGCCGGGCGGCTACTCCCGCCTGGAGCTGCACCAGCACGTTCACGCGGTCCTCATCCTGCGGGGCGAGGGCGAGGTCCAGGTCGGGGACCAGGTGTACACGGTGCGCCCCTTTGACCTGGTCTACGTGCCTCCGGAGACGCCCCACCAGTTCCGCCACCGGGGCGGGGAAGGGGACGAGCCTTTCGGCTTCCTCTGCGTGGTCGACGCGCAGCGGGACCGGCCGCGGCCCTTGGAACCCCGGGCGGGTGGCCACGGAAGCAGACCGGGCGCGTCCCCTCGGTAG
- a CDS encoding COX15/CtaA family protein, which translates to MARKNRASGETAVEDGGRPAGRRTPSTGAVRGDAARGRDSRPAPAGRRAHRGLRALAATATITLFLVVVAGALVSATGSGEGCGRSWPLCGSPVWTVAAVIEFSHRIVSGVAALAVVALAAVAPRRLGGRRDARWLAVVAIAFLFLQAGLGAGVVLWGQPDAVLALHFGISLVSFASVALLSLRVWYATGTPVPVDADPAQRTGAGSRDADGNGTAAAPVAGRAASPGLPGSGPTAPAFPAPWRRAIWFLLAYTYVVVYTGAYVRHTNTSLACPSWPACGGPWEGPAAIQMVHRLAAGVLLVALVVMAVLARRGATGRDRSAPLRVPATGTGPGDPAGSLPPGWVRGLSLAAGLAVLQALSGGYVVLSRLDLAATMLHSSLITLMFAVLCHLGLEALGPRWSLASYGAPGLALGSPGPGLGGGGHGGRILPPEPAGRGSAPAPAGGTSPAGAGPFMAGVGGSPGGRRGALS; encoded by the coding sequence GTGGCGCGGAAGAACCGGGCAAGCGGCGAGACGGCCGTGGAGGACGGCGGGCGGCCGGCCGGGCGCCGCACGCCATCCACCGGAGCGGTACGGGGTGATGCGGCGCGGGGGCGGGACTCCAGGCCGGCGCCGGCGGGCCGGCGGGCGCACCGCGGGCTCCGGGCCCTGGCCGCGACGGCGACCATCACCTTGTTTCTCGTCGTGGTGGCCGGGGCGCTGGTGAGTGCCACCGGCTCGGGCGAGGGCTGCGGGCGGTCGTGGCCCCTCTGCGGGTCGCCCGTGTGGACCGTGGCGGCGGTCATCGAGTTCAGCCACCGGATCGTCTCGGGGGTCGCAGCCCTGGCCGTGGTCGCCCTGGCCGCCGTCGCGCCGCGCCGGCTGGGCGGGCGACGGGATGCGCGCTGGCTGGCGGTGGTGGCGATCGCCTTCCTGTTCCTCCAGGCCGGTCTGGGCGCAGGGGTCGTCCTCTGGGGCCAGCCCGACGCCGTCCTGGCCCTGCACTTCGGCATCTCGCTGGTATCCTTCGCCTCCGTCGCCCTGCTGAGCCTGCGGGTCTGGTACGCCACCGGCACCCCGGTGCCGGTGGACGCGGACCCGGCGCAGCGCACCGGCGCCGGCAGCCGCGACGCCGACGGCAACGGGACCGCCGCCGCGCCGGTGGCCGGGCGGGCGGCCTCCCCCGGCCTCCCCGGCAGCGGGCCCACGGCACCGGCGTTTCCGGCACCCTGGCGCCGGGCCATCTGGTTCCTTCTGGCCTACACCTACGTGGTGGTGTACACAGGAGCCTACGTGCGGCATACCAACACCAGCCTGGCTTGTCCCTCCTGGCCTGCTTGCGGAGGACCCTGGGAAGGCCCGGCGGCCATCCAGATGGTCCACCGGCTGGCGGCCGGTGTGCTGCTGGTGGCGCTGGTGGTGATGGCGGTCCTGGCGCGGCGCGGCGCCACCGGCCGGGACCGGTCCGCCCCGCTGCGGGTGCCGGCCACCGGTACGGGCCCGGGGGATCCGGCGGGTTCCCTGCCGCCCGGGTGGGTGCGGGGCCTGTCCCTGGCGGCCGGGCTCGCCGTCCTGCAGGCGCTCAGCGGCGGTTACGTGGTGCTGAGCCGGCTCGACCTGGCCGCTACCATGCTCCACAGCAGCTTGATCACGCTGATGTTCGCCGTCCTGTGCCATCTGGGTCTGGAAGCCCTGGGGCCCCGCTGGTCGCTGGCTTCCTACGGTGCGCCGGGCCTGGCTCTGGGCAGCCCGGGGCCAGGGCTCGGGGGTGGCGGTCACGGTGGCCGGATCCTTCCGCCCGAACCGGCGGGTCGCGGCTCGGCGCCGGCCCCGGCAG